A window of Formosa sp. Hel1_31_208 contains these coding sequences:
- a CDS encoding transglycosylase domain-containing protein produces MKMKFKSIWLKRLLIAILTGMTLVLLFWVSVYIGLWGKLPSEDELKDIKQSEASLLLDANTKLLGKYFIFDRQAITYEQLPKHVVDALVATEDARFFEHDGVDYRSLLRVFFKSILLQDDSAGGGSTISQQLVKNIYPREDHGWFSMPVNKVKEMIGAHRFESIYSKQEIIVLYLNTVPFSENVFGIESASQRFFSCKTKALSLDQAATLIGTLKAPHGYNPRLFPERSQLRRDVVLQQMHKYGYIDEATKTETSQIPLKAAYQKFTHNDGVAPYFREKVRLEVKTLLDSLNKTASTNYNLYKDGLQIHTTLDVDMQRYAEAAMTSHMTTLQSQYENAYGANAPWLKNKDLINKRIKELQIYKSLKQKTYTHQQIMDSLKVKRNVSLFSWNGEHIKQASVIDSLQHMMKFLNTGFVAVDPLSGGIKAYVGGVDFQRFKFDHVAKSKRQVGSTFKPIVYTTALEQGIAPCTYYPVKEITYTNQKDWTPTNGGQEELDRHLNYSFEKAISESVNTIAVKVLEDVGIKRVIEQAQKMGITSQLPEVPSLALGTAELSMLELVGAYTSFVNDGRVSQPYYITKITDKSGSIIYERKNAKEIPAAFSEVTRQTMIEMMTSTINTGTARRMRSTYGITNDLAGKTGTTQNNKDGWFAGISPKLVMLSWVGNDDHRIGFSNTSIGQGANSALPMVALFLKQMNQDKQFNTITQAKFEAPSDAVKQALACDEEKRDGFLKRLFKKDAKARDFQVDTDEEERKEKRGIFGFLKKKDKS; encoded by the coding sequence TGACTTTGGTGTTGCTCTTTTGGGTTTCAGTGTATATTGGACTTTGGGGTAAACTGCCTTCTGAAGACGAATTAAAGGATATCAAACAATCGGAGGCCTCTTTGTTATTGGATGCTAATACTAAATTACTCGGGAAATACTTCATTTTTGACAGACAAGCGATTACTTATGAACAGCTTCCGAAGCATGTAGTTGATGCCTTAGTTGCCACGGAAGATGCGAGATTCTTCGAGCATGATGGTGTCGACTACCGCAGTTTATTACGGGTATTCTTCAAATCAATTTTATTACAAGATGACTCGGCAGGCGGAGGAAGTACTATTAGTCAGCAATTGGTTAAGAATATCTATCCAAGAGAAGATCATGGTTGGTTTTCAATGCCTGTAAATAAGGTGAAGGAAATGATAGGAGCGCATCGTTTTGAAAGTATCTATTCAAAGCAAGAGATTATTGTACTTTACTTAAACACGGTTCCTTTTAGTGAGAATGTCTTCGGTATAGAAAGTGCATCTCAACGTTTTTTTAGTTGCAAAACAAAAGCACTGAGTCTTGATCAAGCAGCAACACTCATAGGAACTTTAAAAGCACCTCATGGCTATAATCCACGATTATTTCCAGAACGCAGTCAGTTAAGACGCGATGTGGTCTTACAGCAAATGCATAAGTATGGGTATATTGATGAGGCGACAAAAACAGAAACCAGTCAAATACCATTAAAGGCAGCATATCAAAAATTTACGCATAACGATGGCGTTGCACCTTACTTTAGGGAGAAGGTACGGTTAGAAGTTAAAACCTTGTTAGATAGTCTCAATAAAACCGCAAGCACGAACTACAATCTCTATAAAGACGGTTTACAAATTCATACCACGCTCGATGTTGATATGCAGCGCTATGCTGAAGCTGCTATGACATCACATATGACGACACTGCAATCACAGTATGAAAACGCTTATGGCGCCAACGCACCTTGGTTAAAAAACAAGGACTTGATTAATAAACGGATCAAAGAATTACAGATATATAAGTCTTTAAAACAAAAGACGTACACCCATCAGCAGATTATGGATAGTCTCAAGGTAAAGCGTAATGTGAGTTTGTTTTCTTGGAACGGAGAGCATATAAAACAAGCTTCGGTTATTGACAGTTTACAGCATATGATGAAGTTCTTAAACACAGGGTTTGTGGCGGTAGATCCTTTGTCTGGAGGGATAAAAGCTTATGTGGGCGGTGTTGATTTTCAGCGTTTTAAATTTGATCATGTAGCCAAATCAAAGCGGCAAGTGGGTTCTACCTTTAAGCCCATCGTTTATACGACTGCTTTAGAACAAGGTATTGCACCTTGTACCTATTATCCGGTAAAAGAAATCACCTATACCAATCAAAAGGATTGGACGCCAACTAATGGTGGACAAGAAGAATTGGATAGGCATCTTAACTATTCCTTTGAGAAAGCCATAAGCGAATCGGTAAATACTATTGCCGTAAAAGTTTTAGAAGATGTTGGTATCAAACGGGTGATTGAGCAAGCACAAAAAATGGGAATCACTTCTCAATTGCCAGAAGTACCGTCTTTAGCTTTAGGAACAGCTGAGTTGTCTATGTTAGAGTTAGTAGGAGCCTATACGAGTTTTGTGAATGACGGTCGTGTGTCTCAGCCCTATTATATTACTAAGATCACGGACAAATCAGGAAGCATAATTTATGAGCGTAAAAATGCTAAAGAAATACCCGCAGCATTTTCAGAAGTCACACGCCAGACCATGATTGAAATGATGACCTCTACTATTAATACAGGAACGGCAAGGCGGATGCGATCTACATATGGGATAACTAATGATTTGGCTGGGAAGACCGGAACAACTCAAAACAATAAGGACGGCTGGTTTGCAGGTATAAGTCCGAAATTAGTCATGCTATCCTGGGTTGGAAATGACGATCATCGCATTGGCTTTAGCAACACTTCCATAGGTCAAGGCGCTAATTCGGCGCTACCAATGGTCGCGCTGTTTTTAAAGCAAATGAATCAAGATAAGCAATTTAATACTATCACTCAGGCAAAATTTGAAGCGCCTTCTGATGCCGTAAAACAAGCTTTAGCCTGTGATGAAGAAAAGCGAGATGGCTTCTTAAAACGATTGTTTAAAAAGGACGCTAAGGCACGTGATTTTCAAGTGGATACTGATGAAGAAGAACGGAAAGAAAAGCGAGGTATTTTTGGGTTTTTGAAAAAGAAAGACAAGAGCTAA